The region CGGCGGTGCATTTAGCCGATTAATTTAATTTAACTTTGGTGAGAGGGAAACTTCCTTCCCTGTCTACGAGGTGGTGCTGGGAATATTCCCCCGTATTCCCCCGCTCCTCAATGCCAGGTATTTACAGAGATGTTAGGGCCGAAGCAATGTTATGGTGATTCACTGTCAGTAGCATAGGTAGCGTAGGCTTCAGGGGCTAAACCATGGAGGATAATAGCGTCATAACTCCGGAAATTGAACAATTAATCCAAGCAGTGGAAACCGCAGACTCGGCGGCCAAGTTAGTGGGGGCAGTGCGAGCCCTGGCGGCCACCCGATCGCCGTTGGCAGTACCCCAATTGACCACGGTGTTGCGTTACAACAATCCAGGGGCAGCGGTGGCGGCGGTGGATGGGCTGATCCAAATCGGGGACGCGGCCATGGCCCACTTGCTGGCCAATATGGATGGCTACAATTATGGCGCTAGGGCCTGGGCCACCAGAGCCTGTGCCGGCATTGGTGATCCGAGAGCATTGGCTTTGTTGCAGGAAGCGGCCCTGACGGATTTTGCCCTCAGTGTGCGGCGGGCGGCGGCCAAGGGACTAGGTTTTCTCCGCTGGCAATCCCTACCCCAGGAAGAACAAGAGACAGTACAAAAAGCTATTTACGACACCCTGGTCCAAGTTTGTGAGGATCCCGAATGGGTGGTGCGCTACGGGGCGATCGCCGCTTTGGAAAATTTAGCTCAACAAGCGCCCAGTTATCGTCAACCCTTACAAAATTTTCTCCAGTCTTTGGTGGCCGAGGAACCGGAGGCGATCGTGGGGGAACGCATTCTTTTGGCCCTGGAAAATATCAGCCCGATGTAAACCCTGTAGAGCACATTTAAGCTTCCACTGCAGGGATTGTCAAAACCTAGACCCAGATTGGCCATACACTGGAACGAAAAATTTCCTAATTAATCTCATCCAGCAACGATGGCCATCAACACTTTTACCATTGTCAGTTTTATTGCCCTAGGTTTAATGGCCGGCTTTGCCAGCGGCCTCATTGGCATCGGCGGCGGGTTGGTTATTGTACCAGTGCTAGTGTTTGGTTTTGGTTTTACCCAACATTTAGCCCAGGGCACTACCCTCGCCCTCATGGTGCCCCCCATCGGTCTGGCGGCGGCCTGGACCTACTACCAAAAGGGGGACGTGGACATCAAAGTAGCCGTGCTAATTTGCCTGGGATTTGTCCTTGGTAGTTTGTTTGGTGCCAGGGTGGCCACCAACATTTCCAATGAATTGCTGGGGCGTATTTTTGGCGGAGCGATGTTGGTTATTGCCCTCAAAATGATTTGGGGCAAATAGTTTGGATGGGCATGACCTCCCCTGGGGGAACTTTAAATGGTTTTCCTAAGCCTCCGCCCACACCAAATTGTCCGTCGTCATCGTACCCACGAACTTTCCTCTTTTTTTCTACCGCTTGCCCGACTATTCCACCACCAAGGAGCAAGATTTTCCACTGCCAGAATTGTTGAAATTTAGCGAATCCCCCCCGCTGTCACCTGTTCGATAATATCCGCCGCCTTGGTAACACCTCCAGCAGTTTTAATTGCTTGTTGAAGCCGCAGAGCATTTCTTTTGTAGGAATCTTCAGTGAGAACTTTTTCAAGGGCCGTCCGCAGATTATCCACATTCAATTTACTTAAGGGAATAAATTCCCCCACTCCAGCCCAGGCAATTCGGGCCGCCACGGCTGGTTGATCATTGGCAATGGGAATGGCCACCATGGGCACTGCGTTATTGAGACATTCCAATGTGGTGTTGAGGCCGGCATGGGTAATGGTAAGAGCTGTTCTTTGCAAAAGTTCCAGTTGGGGGGCGTAATTAACAACAAGGGGATTACCAGGTAGTAGGGGCATAGATTCCAAATCAGCTCCCCCCAGAGAAATAACCAATTGGGCATCTAGGCCTACGCAGGCTTCGGCAATGGTTTTAAAGGTGCCCATTAACTGATTTTGAATCGTACCCAGGGAGGCATAAATTAGGGGTTTATCGGTGAGTTTGTCCCAGGGAAAATCGGGCACATCTCGCCCCACCGCGCTGTGAAATGGGCCAGTGAAATGGAAATGGGCTGGTAAGCATTGTCGAGGAAATTCAAATGCTGCCGGTTGCTGACTAATTTGCGCTAATGGGGAATAACGATCATTGGGACTGAATTGGCGGGGTAAATTCCAGCGATGACGATAATCATTAATCAATTCCGTAATTGGTTTGGTGGCCCGATCCAAAAGTGCATAGCCAAGGCGATTCCGCAGTTGCCCCAACCAGCTAGGATTGTATGGCCAAGGGGTGGCACAGGGGGGGATAGTGGGCTCACGATTAAGCACCACAGCACTACAGATTGTGACAAAAGGAATGCCGAGGTAATCGGCAATGGTGCCCCCTTCCTGGGAAACTTGATCGACCAATAAAACTTCCACACCAGCCTTGGTTATCACCTCAGGGGCTTCCTTAAAAAAGGCTTCTGTTTTTTTGGTGATCATGGCCACAGTGCATTGCAATGCCTTCAGCCCACTGAGTTTCCCCAACCTGGCCATAAACTCTATTTGGGCTCCCAAGGGAAATTCCCCTATGGCGATCGCCTGAAAATCCAGACCGGCCGCTAGGGTTTTAGCCTGGGCGTCCAACACCCCAAACATGGTCACGGTATGGCCCCGCTGTTGCAGCTCCTTGCCTAAGGGCAACATGGTGTTGAGGTGCCCCGTTGTCGCTGGACAGAGTAGGCCGAAGTGAGTCATGGCAAAAAGTAGTTAGGGAACCAATGGGAGCATCACCTGCCCATTCAACAGGTCTATAGGGCCCCGGCGGCGGTCTGATCCAACACTGTCCCCAAATGGCCCATTAAGTTAATGGCTTGAATAACCGGGGGTTTATCCAAACCCTGGGGATAATCAATGACGCTCACCCCGCCATTACCCTGCTTAACTTGCCAAAAATGGGCTGGGGACAGTCCCAACAAATAAGCCAAAATGACTTTGTTAATGGCATCATGGGCTACCACAATGCCCACGGTGGAGCCATCTCCCTGACTGTAGAATTTGACCCGATCCTGCCAACAGGCGATCGCCCGGTCCCAGACCTGTTGCAAATTTTCCCCTTCTGGCATTTGCACTGTGGCGGGGGCATCCTTCCACTGTTGCAATAAGCCGGGATATTCCGCTTCAATTTCCGTTTCTAGTTTCCCTTCCCATAGCCCATGGCAAATTTCCGCCAATTCTGGTTGTAAATCGAGGGCGACAGCGGGATGATATTGCAGAATAATTTCCGCCGTTTCCTTGGGCCGGGCCATGGGACTGCTAATGCCCAGGTTAATGGTCACCTCCTTGAGAAACTCCGCTGCCTTTTGAGCTTGGTTTTTCCCGTTTTCGTTCAACGGAATATCCCGAATGCCCTGGAAACGTCCTTCCCGATTCCATTGGGTTTCCCCATGGCGAATGAGCAGCAACCGCAGGCGATTATTCTCCTTACGGGGAGGGGGGAGGGGGACTCCCATGTGGGCCGTTTGGTTGAGGGATTCTAGTTGCACTGGATCGCCCCAGCCACCGCTAAAGTTCAACACGTTAATGTTGCAGTTAGACTGTTGCAGGCGCTGGTAATGGGAAGCGGGCATGCCAATGGCACTCATTAATAGGCAACGGTTAATGCCGTTGTGGGCCACAATCAACAAGGTTTGCCCGGCCGCATTGGCCAACACATCCTGCCAAAACCTTTGGGCCTGGGCGTAGAGGGCCGCAACGGGGTAATACTCGGCCCCATCCACCGTCATGGCCAGTTGATCGGGAGCTTCATGCCAAAGACAGTATTCCACCGGATATTGATTGGCCACATTCTCCTTAGTCATTTTTTCCCAGAGGGGCAGATTGACCTCCAATAAATTTTCGCTGGGGATCAATGCCGGGGGATGGGCAAAGCTGGCCTGGATGATCTGGCCGGTTTCCTTGGCCCGGCGTAGGGGACTGCAATAGATTTTGTCGATCGCCAGGGAGCTAAGGGTTTGACCGACTTTTTGGGCATCGGCCTTACCTTTGTCGGTGAGCACTGATAGATCACTGCGACCTTGAATCCGTCTTTCTGCGTTATAGGTGCTCTGCCCGTGGCGAACAATAATGACCCGAGTAGCCAATCCCCCTGCCTCCTGAACGATAAAATCAGACCAATTTTACAGGGTTGGGGTGGCAGTGGCCGTATTTTAATCCTGGGGGCGGTTTCCTTCGCCAATTAGACCAATTAAGTGGTTTAATGCTCGCTCCAAATCATCATTGACCAGTTGGTGATCAAATTCCCCCGCCGCTTGTAGTTCCTGCTGGGCCTGGGTTAAACGTTTGGCGATCGCCGTTTCACTGTCGGAACCCCGGCCCCGTAACCGTTCTTCCAACACCTCCACAGAGGGAGGCAAAATAAAAATTCGTCGGGCAGAGGGAAAAGTTTGTTTAATTTGCCGGGCCCCCAGTACTTCAATTTCCAACAACACAGTTTTGCCCTGGGCGATCTGGGCTTCCACCGGTTGCCTGGGGGTGCCGTAATAGTTGCCCGCATACTCAGCCCATTCCAGTAATTTTTCCTCCCCAATCCAAGTTTGAAACTCTTCCTTGCTTAAAAAATAGTAGGACCGCCCATCTTCCTCCCCGGCCCTTGGCGATCGGGTAGTGGCGGAAATGGACAAAAACCAATGGGGATGCCGCTCCAGCAGTAGTTGCACCAACGTCCCCTTGCCTACCCCACTAGGGCCCGTTAGCACAATCAATTGTCCTTTTGCTTGGGTTTGGTCTGGGGCCATGGAGCTTAACAACTACTCAATAAAGAAGGTGAATAATTCTGAATAACCTTGGGGGAGGGATAGGGAAGCAAAAACTAAGGCGAGAGCAACAAAGGGGGGCAATGTTAAGCGCCCTTTTTAGTAGCAACAACCTTAAAATCCGCAAATACTCCCTAGGAACGAAGCGCCCCGGGGGAAATATCCGCTACCCTAGGGTTCTGTGTCCTTGTAAACTTTTCTTAAAGATTAGCCCATTTAGTCCCCCCTTACCCATGACTGAGCCCCCCGTACTGCACGAAACTCATCCGGAATCGGAAAAGGAACAAAGTATTGGTAAACAAAATTTGTCCTTTCAGCCCATTCCCCAAGCTTCCAAACCAGGCAAACGGCTCTGGCTAGTGATGGGGGCCTTACTTTTGTTGGGGGGCGGTGGTTATTGGTGGTTTCAGTCCCGTTCCGGTGGCCCTCCCGGAGGGGCCATGATGGGTCAAATGCCGCCAGCCCCTGTGAAGTGGCAGGTGTTAGAACCCACTGAGGTTAGGGATTTCACCACGTTGATGGGAACGTTGGAAGCGCCCAAGGGCATGGAAATTGATTCAGAAATTGATGGACGGGTTCAGGAAATTTTAGTCAGGGAAGGGCAACGGGTACAACAGGGGCAGGTTTTATTTCGCATTGACAACGATGTTCTGCAAACCCAATTGTTGGAAGCCCAGGCTAATTTGGCGGCGGAAAGGGCCCAATTGGCGGAGTTGGAAGCGGGCAGTCGTCAGGAAGACATTGGGGCGGCGGCGGCCCAGTTGCGTCAAGCTCAAACCCGTTTAGCCAATGCCAAGGGAGGCTCTAGCCCGGAAGAAATTGCCCAGGCCCAAGCCCAATTGAATTCCACCAAGGCGGCAGCGGAACTAGCCAGTGAGCGGGTGCGCCGATTTCGTAATCTGCGAGACCAAGGGGTTATTTCCCTCGATGCCTATGATCAACAACTGAAGGAAGAACGGCAGGCGATCGCCGATGTGGAAGCAGCCCAACGGCGGTTGCAACAGCTCAAACAAGCCCGCAGCTCCGATGTGGAAAGGTTAACGGCGGAAGTAGATGCCCAACAGCAAAATTTAAACCGTTTACGGGCGGGGGAACGGCCCGAAAGCATTGCCCAAGCTCGGGCCCGGGTGGGACAGGCCCTGGCCAGTGTGAAAACCTTGCAAGCCCGCCTAGGTAAGTCGGAAATTACCGCTCCCTTTGCTGGGGTAGTGGGGTATATTCCGGTGAAATTGGGGGATTACGTCCAGGCCGATGATGATTTGACTAATTTGACTGAAAATCAGCAGTTAGATTTAAATCTAGCCGTGCCCCTCGCCCAAGCCCCCCGGTTACGCCCTGGCCTGATCGTGGAAATCCTCGATGGCCAAGAAACGGCGATCGCCAGGGGGCAAATTAGTTTTGTCTCCCCCGATGTGGACAATGATGGTCAGAGTGTATTAGCCAGGGCCACCTTCAGCAACCAAGACCAAAAACTGCTCAACGGTCAGTTAGTACAAGCCCGCATCATCTGGGAGCAAGACACGGGGCTAGTGGTGCCCACCGTGGCCATCACCCGCATTGGCGGGGAAAGCTTTGTCTACGTAGTGCAAGAACAGGAAAATGAACAAACCGGGGAGCCGGGCTTAGTAGCCCAACAAAAAGCCGTTGACCTGGGCAGTATCCAGGGCAGTAATTACCAAGTTTTGTCGGGGTTGGCACCGGGCGATAAGGTTATCACTGCGGGGCTATTGAGAGTGCAGGACGGAGCTCCTATCCAGCCAGCACCAGCAGAAGACTCATCCAATCCCACTCCCTAGACACATCGTTCAAACATATTTTTTTGCTTAGTATGATTGCCCCAGATTCATCCCCCCGTCCTTTGGAAATTGCTCCAGTGCTCCAGCAAAAACTCTTTTACCGAGGACGTAAATTTAACTTTGACGTTAGTCGGAGGCAATTGCCCAACGGCGTGGTGGGAGACTGGGAACTAATCCAACACCCGGGAGGCGCCCTAGTGGTGCCTATTACAAACGAAGGTCAATTGGTGCTAGTGCGGCAATATCGTTTCGCTTTGGCGGGGCGGCTGTTGGAATTTCCGGCGGGCACCGTGGAAGTGGGGGAAAATCCAGCGGCAACTATTAGGCGGGAATTGGAGGAAGAAGCTGGTTACCGGGGCCACACCTGGCAGACCATTGGTCAATTTCCCCTCGCTCCGGGCTACTCCGACGAAATTATTTACGCTTATCTGGCCACAGACCTAGAAAAGTTACCCAATCCCCCGGCCCAGGACGAAGACGAAGATATTGAACTGGTATTAATGACATTTGACCAGTTTGAAACGGCGATCGCCAAAGGGGAAATGGTTGACGCCAAATCCATTGCCAGTTACTTCTGGATGCGTCATTTGCTTTGAAAACACTAAAATAAACGACGTTTAGCCGGGGGCGATTTTGGCGGAGCTGTGGCTGATTTTTTAACCGGCTTGGATGTACTGGTCTTGGGTTTAGGCGTTGACTTGCCGGCGGGTTTGCCTGGGCTAGACCGTCGTTGCATCGGCCCCAGGTCAGTGGCTTTTTCCAAAACTAGTTCATTGCCCTGCAGAGTGGCTTCCATATCCCAAAAACGCCGCAGGGGACGGCGACAAATTTCCCCTTCCGTATCCTTCAAAATTCCACTAATTTTTACTTTAAAAAACAAGGGTCGTTTACTAGGGGACTTGGGGGATTGGCGAATTTTCATCACAATGTTTTCCCTCGCCTGGGATACAAATACCACTTCCCCGCGGATGGAAAAATAGGGGTGATCTACTTTTGGACTAGGTAAACTGTTCGAGGCAGGGTCAGAGGCCGAGGTCAGACCAGGGCCAAGATTTTCCGGTTCCCATAATCCCGCCAATTGAAAATGGAGGTGATCATCCTTATCCCGCAGTCGGGGATAAACCACCCAAAAATGGGGATCTTCCAAGTTGACATGGCGTTTGAATAAACTGAAAGTTTTTCCTAATAACACTGACTCCACAATGTCACCGGTTTCCGTCACCAATATTCCCCGTTGACTGGATTCCTCGCTGGCATAGTAGCGCCCATATACCACACCGATCGCCCGGAATTGCTTGGGGTGACTAGGGGGAGAAATGGGATGCTGACGGGGCTGTAGCGCAGAATCGGCCATGGATGATCAAAGTCAGTTTTAAAAGTAATACAGTCTAGGCTGGGGGGCTAATGTGACGCCCGCTGGACACTAGGCACATTCTACCTTGAACTATCTAACCGGATTGTTTTTGGGCAATCTCAGATAAAATGAGCCTGGAATCCCTGACCCTTTTATTCTCCTTGCCATGACCGCCCCCTTTACCCCTGCCGAAATCGCCGCCGAAGGTATAAAACCCGATGAGTACC is a window of Synechocystis sp. PCC 7338 DNA encoding:
- a CDS encoding HEAT repeat domain-containing protein; this translates as MEDNSVITPEIEQLIQAVETADSAAKLVGAVRALAATRSPLAVPQLTTVLRYNNPGAAVAAVDGLIQIGDAAMAHLLANMDGYNYGARAWATRACAGIGDPRALALLQEAALTDFALSVRRAAAKGLGFLRWQSLPQEEQETVQKAIYDTLVQVCEDPEWVVRYGAIAALENLAQQAPSYRQPLQNFLQSLVAEEPEAIVGERILLALENISPM
- a CDS encoding sulfite exporter TauE/SafE family protein gives rise to the protein MAINTFTIVSFIALGLMAGFASGLIGIGGGLVIVPVLVFGFGFTQHLAQGTTLALMVPPIGLAAAWTYYQKGDVDIKVAVLICLGFVLGSLFGARVATNISNELLGRIFGGAMLVIALKMIWGK
- a CDS encoding glycosyltransferase is translated as MTHFGLLCPATTGHLNTMLPLGKELQQRGHTVTMFGVLDAQAKTLAAGLDFQAIAIGEFPLGAQIEFMARLGKLSGLKALQCTVAMITKKTEAFFKEAPEVITKAGVEVLLVDQVSQEGGTIADYLGIPFVTICSAVVLNREPTIPPCATPWPYNPSWLGQLRNRLGYALLDRATKPITELINDYRHRWNLPRQFSPNDRYSPLAQISQQPAAFEFPRQCLPAHFHFTGPFHSAVGRDVPDFPWDKLTDKPLIYASLGTIQNQLMGTFKTIAEACVGLDAQLVISLGGADLESMPLLPGNPLVVNYAPQLELLQRTALTITHAGLNTTLECLNNAVPMVAIPIANDQPAVAARIAWAGVGEFIPLSKLNVDNLRTALEKVLTEDSYKRNALRLQQAIKTAGGVTKAADIIEQVTAGGIR
- a CDS encoding histidine phosphatase family protein → MATRVIIVRHGQSTYNAERRIQGRSDLSVLTDKGKADAQKVGQTLSSLAIDKIYCSPLRRAKETGQIIQASFAHPPALIPSENLLEVNLPLWEKMTKENVANQYPVEYCLWHEAPDQLAMTVDGAEYYPVAALYAQAQRFWQDVLANAAGQTLLIVAHNGINRCLLMSAIGMPASHYQRLQQSNCNINVLNFSGGWGDPVQLESLNQTAHMGVPLPPPRKENNRLRLLLIRHGETQWNREGRFQGIRDIPLNENGKNQAQKAAEFLKEVTINLGISSPMARPKETAEIILQYHPAVALDLQPELAEICHGLWEGKLETEIEAEYPGLLQQWKDAPATVQMPEGENLQQVWDRAIACWQDRVKFYSQGDGSTVGIVVAHDAINKVILAYLLGLSPAHFWQVKQGNGGVSVIDYPQGLDKPPVIQAINLMGHLGTVLDQTAAGAL
- the gmk gene encoding guanylate kinase; amino-acid sequence: MAPDQTQAKGQLIVLTGPSGVGKGTLVQLLLERHPHWFLSISATTRSPRAGEEDGRSYYFLSKEEFQTWIGEEKLLEWAEYAGNYYGTPRQPVEAQIAQGKTVLLEIEVLGARQIKQTFPSARRIFILPPSVEVLEERLRGRGSDSETAIAKRLTQAQQELQAAGEFDHQLVNDDLERALNHLIGLIGEGNRPQD
- a CDS encoding efflux RND transporter periplasmic adaptor subunit, giving the protein MTEPPVLHETHPESEKEQSIGKQNLSFQPIPQASKPGKRLWLVMGALLLLGGGGYWWFQSRSGGPPGGAMMGQMPPAPVKWQVLEPTEVRDFTTLMGTLEAPKGMEIDSEIDGRVQEILVREGQRVQQGQVLFRIDNDVLQTQLLEAQANLAAERAQLAELEAGSRQEDIGAAAAQLRQAQTRLANAKGGSSPEEIAQAQAQLNSTKAAAELASERVRRFRNLRDQGVISLDAYDQQLKEERQAIADVEAAQRRLQQLKQARSSDVERLTAEVDAQQQNLNRLRAGERPESIAQARARVGQALASVKTLQARLGKSEITAPFAGVVGYIPVKLGDYVQADDDLTNLTENQQLDLNLAVPLAQAPRLRPGLIVEILDGQETAIARGQISFVSPDVDNDGQSVLARATFSNQDQKLLNGQLVQARIIWEQDTGLVVPTVAITRIGGESFVYVVQEQENEQTGEPGLVAQQKAVDLGSIQGSNYQVLSGLAPGDKVITAGLLRVQDGAPIQPAPAEDSSNPTP
- a CDS encoding NUDIX hydrolase gives rise to the protein MIAPDSSPRPLEIAPVLQQKLFYRGRKFNFDVSRRQLPNGVVGDWELIQHPGGALVVPITNEGQLVLVRQYRFALAGRLLEFPAGTVEVGENPAATIRRELEEEAGYRGHTWQTIGQFPLAPGYSDEIIYAYLATDLEKLPNPPAQDEDEDIELVLMTFDQFETAIAKGEMVDAKSIASYFWMRHLL